A genomic stretch from Penicillium digitatum chromosome 4, complete sequence includes:
- a CDS encoding Fungal transcriptional regulatory protein, N-terminal, with the protein MEDGASTRHPKACITCAKAKVRCFPEIDGPCKRCRRLGKDCGIQLPGAHRREKKTGASSSEVAALEEKLDRMVALLAASEQHVRERLESGQERRSSSTFEHNIAAPDEAEGQLLMEVFFRKMFPLFPFLMIPPHVTAEELRREKTFLYLNLSMVACQKAPRQREIADLVQEYVAEHIVIRGEHSLDLLQGLLINVAWFVSVSRYPRLADQPPQGPKSEEPQHLVRSTAQLDTNVHLLVAQSFSMGLNQEMAYQKSLNYPLTYLKDTTNEDRHNPVRTLEERRTYLGCYYLTTMLSTCVKDLGPIIRFTRYTDECCKVLDQIAEYPTDAFLTQLVRAMNVAERIHQTLYNTELHSSSLSSAPPPLGLSIRWLEAELKQLKARMPSDSPNSPVLQLHYITLEIHLYRIALSSEPSKSNYGDHPLMQLDLLFRCLEATTSFFQNILSLPSDIFPFFPFSIMCQFGKAIVTLSQLSLYDHPGWDRAYVDSIIDFDQTVDLLARKMEEERPALEQALGKDPKSTESPEIFGRMRNRAQMIKKMHRQRKEALEQKSLLTTVAPMDYDFMMDCPLDVLFPFGEIIPPIYGQHM; encoded by the exons ATGGAGGACGGAGCCTCGACCCGTCACCCCAAAGCATGCATAACCTGTGCGAAGGCCAAAGTACGATGTTTCCCGGAAATCGATGGTCCTTGCAAACG ctgtCGACGTTTGGGCAAAGACTGTGGAATCCAACTACCCGGAGCTCATCGccgtgaaaaaaaaacaggcGCAAGTAGTTC GGAGGTTGCTGCACTCGAGGAAAAATTAGACCGCATGGTCGCTTTGCTGGCTGCCTCGGAACAACATGTCCGAGAACGATTAGAAAGTGGCCAAGAAAGGAGATCATCATCTACGTTTGAACATAACATCGCTGCTCCTGATGAAGCTGAAGGCCAGCTGTTGATGGAAGTGTTCTTCCGGAAAATGTTCCCTCTCTTTCCCTTCCTCATGATTCCCCCGCACGTCACCGCAGAGGAACTGCGCCGAGAGAAAACATTCCTCTACCTGAATCTTTCAATGGTCGCATGCCAAAAAGCTCCACGCCAGCGAGAGATTGCGGATTTAGTCCAAGAATATGTCGCCGAGCACATCGTCATCAGAGGGGAACATAGTCTGGATCTGCTCCAGGGCCTTCTTATTAATGTGGCTTGGTTCGTTTCAGTCAGTCGTTATCCGCGACTGGCTGACCAACCCCCTCAAGGGCCCAAATCGGAAGAACCTCAACATTTGGTTCGAAGCACTGCCCAGCTTGATACAAATGTGCACTTACTCGTGGCGCAATCCTTTAGTATGGGCTTAAATCAAGAGATGGCTTACCAGAAAAGCTTGAACTATCCTTTGACTTATTTGAAAGATACTACGAACGAGGACCGTCATAATCCGGTTCGCACACTGGAAGAGCGACGCACTTATCTTGGGTGTTACTATCTCACCACCAT GCTCTCGACATGTGTGAAAGACTTGGGGCCGATAATTCGCTTTACAAGATACACAGATGAATGTTGCAAAGTGCTAGACCAGATCGCAGAATATCCCACCGATGCCTTTTTGACACAGCTGGTGCGAGCGATGAACGTCGCAGAGAGGATCCACCAAACACTCTACAACACCGAGCTCCATTCTTCATCACTCTCATCAGCGCCTCCGCCCCTTGGACTAAGCATACGATGGCTTGAGGCTGAGCTTAAGCAACTCAAAGCTCGCATGCCGAGTGACTCACCCAATTCTC CCGTTTTACAGCTTCACTACATCACACTCGAGATACATCTTTATCGAATTGCCCTTAGTAGCGAACCATCCAAGTCGAACTATGGCGATCATCCTCTAATGCAATTGGATCTCCTTTTCCGCTGCCTGGAAGCGACAACCTCCTTTTTCCAAAATATCCTCTCCCTCCCATCTGAtatctttcctttcttccctttcaGCATCATGTGCCAATTCGGAAAAGCAATCGTCACTCTCTCACAGCTCTCTCTTTACGACCACCCCGGATGGGATCGAGCATACGTGGACAGCATCATCGACTTCGACCAGACCGTCGATCTTTTAGCTCGCAAGATGGAAGAAGAACGTCCCGCATTAGAACAGGCTCTTGGAAAAGATCCAAAGTCTACCGAGTCGCCGGAGATATTTGGAAGGATGAGAAACCGCGCGCAAATGATTAAAAAGATGCATCGGCAGAGAAAAGAGGCACTGGAACAAAAATCCCTGCTCACCACTGTGGCCCCGATGGATTATGACTTCATGATGGATTGTCCCCTCGATGTGTTGTTTCCTTTTGGTGAAATAATTCCACCGATATATGGGCAACACATGTAG
- a CDS encoding putative siderophore biosynthesis enzyme: MKPVTLCFLLGLASLATARTDLEGCVSSEVIFDHYYASYLWYVPDSGCPQYSGTATLTPDYLEGWGPNGKQAASTSTIALTALSTAEIVSAFATQTSEVMITDAPSGLTVVTSSLKISTSSTSNRGNAASPSAAAASSSTLNAATTPSSNIAGIMAVIAAMVGVMVL; encoded by the exons ATGAAACCTGTCACTCTTTGTTTCCTCCTAGGCCTCGCCAGCCTCGCCACAGCTCGCACCGACCTGGAAGGCTGTGTTTCCTCAGAAGTCATCTTCGACCACTACTACGCCAGCTACCTCTGGTACGTCCCGGACAGCG GATGTCCCCAATACTCTGGGACTGCAACGCTTACTCCCGACTACCTGGAAGGCTGGGGGCCCAATGGCAAACAGGCTGCTTCTACAAGCACCATCGCGTTGACTGCTTTGTCGACGGCTGAGATTGTGTCCGCTTTTGCAACACAGACTTCCGAGGT CATGATCACGGATGCTCCCTCCGGTCTTACGGTGGTCACTTCTTCTTTGAAGATTTCTACCTCGTCGACCTCGAACAGAGGTAACGCTGCTTCTCCTTCTGCTGCCGCGGCCAGCTCGTCCACTTTGAATGCTGCTACTACCCCTTCCTCCAACATTGCCGGTATCATGGCCGTGATAGCTGCTATGGTCGGGGTAATGGTCTTGTAA
- a CDS encoding Nucleoporin nup61 — MLKRGAQGPQGSKEDEGIFGMASTPDDKPVRATAAQLASRKIKDVRKRRAPTPTTGGGASDVASFNPFASAAPAAAPAPTQSTGFTFGQTQSQSFPGASSGPSQGGIFSSGTNGQASSQTSFGFSAGPTSFGSAPSSNPFSVNTSFGGNSQSSTSGFSFGGFNAGNQSTPSFGGFGAQPNTSTPAKPALFGQSTAQMTSPADDSMQTSPDTKPKGASMFSSKPAAGPSALSNPFSNLSGQNAPSNLFAPKAFATEKPAEKPAETQPFKPLFGSTPADSKPADGEKQQPTASNPFANLTGQAPTSSTNLFAPKPTVAEQTSAKPAEAGKPFGALFGSIPSSQPSGPASNLFAPKPAAEEPKASNPFANLSAPSPFGALSSPNVTGTESSVKAGEAQPFKSMFGTPAASKVLDAGKEQTTAPAFGNMFSPKPAAEKAAAIPTADQPFKSMFGTPTASKTLEAGKEQTASPAFGNLFSHKPAAESTGAKSSEDKPLKPVFGAPVAEKEQLATSSIFAPKVTSEGQTPVPAQTSQFGSMFGVSPAPSKSGKEKTTQVTPSNPFANLSGQNAFSNPFAPKPTEQAATPQASNTSLFGASTAVGNNKDTNIAALNGSLTSPFTAGPKVSNESRTEGATIAATPHVSFAQSPRDHKSSSCLPVSSSSSLPSSSSTSIVSNTFAASDSDSLFPRPDQPVSIEFPVSTEDFDAMPLKRLFPEKNRDELRDRAALLMKIGVLTESFKREVAKCDPMTDDIDEVLILYAELRRELGVPIGSINPEEDAKRAAINKRDDAQEAADGNAPSRIPTPPAFVPLGHDDRHPAPSNKPSGGSTTSSKFAQSFSAPNPAPATTSAGASSALIAGPSSPAAVPVSAAPVAPAKPYPPTASPVATFAAPTAVEPPKFGDAATSTTTPAFGVSKIGAVVTSTTSSAIEAPKSGDAATSTTAPAFQIPKFDGAATSTTAPAFQIPKFDGAATSTAASAFQVPKLGGKATGIDFSAQFKTESDKTIAKAKAQRKALEFDSDEDDEEEWERKDEERQRAKRAEIEAAAKKRAVFVPGVGFKFADDNAEEPATSAAPATPPQGDSAGTGNSSPHVFPPFVTPSTTTSAEANGTPSASAVNSTPPVFPPFVAPSTAASAGANGTSSLSSSNYQPRFPTSSSPQSSEFSTLVGTAQRSPADAALFGGKPASPPPFFGAFGAGPPSSSSGSSVFGSSSKPVPASQNIFGGLKPTSPKRKASADEGEKDDDSPAKKPKSSQNIFGGPKPAEQNIFGGLRPASPKRKASVDGNDDQDDSPAKKTKPSPPPSSVGANMFGQVSTAPLAPSTNFSAQPAMTTPSAPPTQPISNSTEDEDGEPGEIFDLTKGNGGEEEETLVFEDKSRVFKLEDKWYAKGTGPVRLLKHPVTGRARIVARADPSGNVTLNILLKKEFDYKLTTNSVQFLVPNETGELKHWAVRVKGERLQEFHQLINEIKN, encoded by the exons ATGTTGAAACGTGGAGCTCAAGGTCCTCAAGGGTCCAAAGAAGACGAGGGTATTTTTGGGATGGCCAGCACCCCGGATGATAAACCCGTTCGGGCGACAGCGGCCCAGTTAGCCAGCAGAAA GATCAAGGACGTCCGCAAACGCCGGGCTCCAACCCCCACAACCGGCGGAGGCGCATCTGATGTGGCTTCATTCAACCCTTTCGCATCCGCGGCACCggccgcggcaccggcacctACCCAGTCAACTGGGTTCACATTTGGTCAGACTCAGAGCCAGAGCTTCCCCGGCGCAAGCTCGGGGCCCAGTCAGGGTGGGATTTTCTCGTCGGGCACTAACGGCCAGGCGAGTAGCCAGACGTCGTTCGGGTTCAGCGCGGGCCCTACTTCATTTGGATCTGCGCCGTCGAGCAATCCGTTTTCTGTAAACACATCGTTCGGTGGAAACTCACAGTCAAGTACCAGTGGATTCAGCTTTGGAGGATTCAATGCCGGCAACCAGTCCACTCCGTCATTCGGTGGATTCGGAGCACAACCGAACACGAGCACCCCAGCAAAACCCGCCTTATTTGGGCAGTCTACCGCACAAATGACTTCGCCTGCCGATGACAGTATGCAAACGTCGCCTGATACCAAGCCCAAGGGAGCTTCCATGTTCTCATCGAAGCCAGCCGCAGGTCCATCGGCACTTAGCAATCCATTTTCGAACCTTTCAGGGCAGAATGCTCCCAGCAATCTCTTTGCACCAAAGGCATTTGCGACTGAGAAACCTGCCGAGAAACCTGCCGAGACACAACCTTTCAAGCCGCTTTTCGGATCAACGCCCGCCGATTCGAAGCCTGCAGATGGAGAGAAACAGCAGCCGACAGCCAGCAATCCATTTGCGAACCTGACAGGGCAGGCTCCAACCAGCAGCACTAACCTGTTTGCCCCGAAGCCTACGGTAGCGGAGCAAACTTCTGCAAAGCCCGCAGAAGCGGGAAAGCCCTTTGGCGCTCTTTTCGGGTCAATTCCCAGTTCTCAGCCCTCAGGGCCTGCTAGCAATCTATTTGCGCCCAAGCCAGCGGCAGAAGAACCGAAGGCGAGCAACCCGTTCGCGAACCTATCAGCGCCAAGCCCATTCGGCGCTTTGTCCTCGCCGAATGTTACTGGGACCGAAAGTTCTGTTAAGGCCGGCGAAGCGCAACCGTTCAAGTCCATGTTTGGTACGCCTGCAGCATCGAAAGTGTTGGATGCTGGAAAAGAGCAGACGACTGCACCAGCATTTGGCAACATGTTTTCGCCAAAGCCAGCTGCTGAGAAGGCGGCTGCAATCCCTACAGCGGACCAGCCTTTCAAGTCCATGTTTGGTACACCTACAGCATCGAAAACTTTGGAGGCCGGGAAAGAGCAGACTGCTTCACCGGCATTTGGCAATCTGTTCTCGCACAAGCCAGCTGCTGAGAGCACGGGTGCAAAATCATCCGAGGACAAGCCGCTCAAGCCAGTGTTTGGAGCACCTGTGGCTGAGAAGGAACAATTAGCGACGAGTAGTATCTTTGCACCGAAGGTGACAAGCGAAGGGCAGACTCCTGTACCTGCCCAGACCTCACAATTTGGCTCAATGTTCGGGGTGTCTCCTGCGCCGTCAAAGTCTGGAAAGGAAAAGACAACCCAGGTGACGCCTAGCAATCCATTCGCGAACCTGTCAGGGCAGAACGCTTTCAGTAATCCATTTGCGCCAAAGCCGACAGAGCAGGCTGCAACTCCCCAGGCATCGAACACTTCGCTCTTTGGTGCAAGTACAGCAGTTGGGAACAATAAAGACACCAACATCGCAGCTCTGAATGGCTCATTGACTAGCCCATTTACCGCTGGGCCTAAGGTGTCGAACGAATCTCGAACGGAAGGTGCGACGATAGCTGCGACACCTCATGTGTCGTTCGCGCAGTCTCCACGCGACCATAAGAGCTCGTCTTGTTTACCTGTctcgtcttcctcttccctcccctcttcctcctcaacTTCTATTGTTTCCAACACTTTCGCTGCTTCAGACTCTGACAGTCTTTTCCCTCGACCGGATCAACCTGTGTCAATTGAATTTCCTGTATCAACTGAAGACTTTGACGCGATGCCACTCAAACGTCTTTTCCCTGAGAAGAATCGGGATGAGCTTAGGGATCGAGCCGCCTTGCTTATGAAGATTGGCGTCTTGACTGAGTCGTTCAAGCGTGAGGTCGCCAAATGCGATCCCATGACAGATGATATTGACGAAGTCCTTATTCTTTACGCTGAACTTCGACGTGAGCTCGGTGTCCCCATTGGGTCGATCAACCCCGAAGAAGATGCTAAGCGCGCTGCCATCAACAAACGCGATGACGCCCAGGAAGCGGCAGATGGCAACGCGCCTTCTCGGATCCCGACTCCTCCGGCCTTTGTACCTCTTGGTCATGATGATAGACACCCAGCACCCTCTAACAAGCCTTCTGGTGGGTCTACCACTTCCTCCAAGTTCGCCCAATCCTTTTCTGCTCCGAATCCTGCTCCAGCAACTACTTCTGCTGGCGCTTCTTCCGCCTTGATTGCCGGTCCTTCGTCTCCGGCCGCGGTTCCCGTTTCTGCTGCTCCTGTCGCTCCAGCTAAGCCTTATCCTCCCACTGCCAGCCCTGTAGCCACTTTTGCAGCCCCCACTGCCGTTGAGCCTCCCAAGTTTGGCGATGCGGCCACTTCAACTACCACCCCTGCTTTTGGAGTTTCCAAAATTGGCGCTGTAGTAACTTCTACCACTTCCTCTGCTATTGAAGCCCCTAAATCTGGTGATGCAGCCACTTCAACCACTGCCCCTGCTTTCCAGATTCCCAAGTTTGACGGTGCAGCTACTTCAACCACTGCCCCTGCTTTCCAGATTCCTAAGTTTGATGGTGCAGCCACTTCAACCGCAGCGTCTGCTTTCCAGGTTCCCAAGCTTGGTGGTAAAGCTACTGGCATCGATTTTTCAGCCCAGTTCAAGACAGAGTCGGACAAGACCATCGCTAAAGCAAAGGCACAGAGAAAGGCTTTGGAGTTTGACtctgatgaggatgatgaggaagagTGGGAGCGCAAAGATGAGGAACGCCAACGCGCGAAGCGCGCTGAAATTGAAGCCGCAGCTAAAAAGCGTGCCGTTTTCGTCCCCGGTGTGGGTTTCAAGTTCGCTGATGATAACGCTGAGGAGCCTGCAACATCTGCTGCACCTGCCACGCCTCCGCAGGGCGACTCTGCGGGTACTGGCAATTCTTCCCCTCATGTTTTTCCTCCTTTTGTTACTCCCTCGACCACCACTTCTGCTGAAGCGAACGGTACCCCCTCTGCGAGTGCTGTTAATTCTACCCCTCCTGTCTTTCCTCCTTTCGTTGCTCCCTCGACCGCCGCTTCCGCTGGAGCGAACGGCACTTCCTCTTTATCTTCATCGAACTACCAACCCCGTTTCCCTACATCATCATCTCCTCAGTCTTCTGAATTCTCAACTCTCGTCGGAACAGCCCAGCGTTCGCCTGCGGATGCCGCACTCTTTGGAGGCAAGCCTGCATCCCCACCGCCTTTCTTCGGTGCATTTGGTGCAGGTCCTCCCAGCTCCTCTTCCGGCTCCTCGGTTTTCGGGTCGTCCAGTAAGCCGGTCCCAGCCTCGCAGAACATTTTCGGCGGGCTCAAGCCGACCTCGCCGAAACGCAAGGCCTCCGCAGATGAAGGTGAAAAGGACGATGATTCCCCCGCAAAAAAGCCGAAGTCCTCTCAGAACATCTTCGGTGGACCCAAGCCGGCTGAGCAGAACATTTTCGGCGGGCTTAGACCGGCCTCGCCGAAACGCAAGGCCTCTGTTGATGGAAATGACGACCAAGATGATTCCCCCGCAAAAAAGACGAAGCCCTCGCCTCCCCCTTCTTCTGTTGGCGCCAATATGTTCGGACAGGTCTCCACTGCACCGTTGGCTCCTTCGACCAATTTTTCCGCACAGCCCGCGATGACCACTCCCTCGGCCCCTCCTACTCAGCCCATTTCCAATTCCACTGAAGATGAGGACGGTGAACCTGGCGAAATTTTCGATTTGACAAAGGGCAACGgtggcgaagaagaagaaactcTTGTGTTTGAAGACAAGTCCCGGGTGTTCAAGCTTGAGGATAAGTGGTACGCCAAAGGAACAGGTCCTGTCCGCCTTCTGAAGCACCCTGTCACTGGCCGTGCACGGATTGTCGCCCGTGCCGACCCTAGTGGAAATGTCACCTTGAACATTCTCCTGAAGAAAGAGTTTGACTACAAGCTCACCACTAACAGTGTTCAGTTCCTGGTCCCCAACGAGACTGGGGAACTCAAACATTGGGCCGTTCGAGTAAAGGGTGAGAGACTGCAAGAGTTCCACCAGCTGATCAACGAGATCAAGAACTAG